The Thalassotalea sediminis genome includes the window GCGCTTAAAGACAGTGGAATAAATCCATGTCATTTAGAGTTAGAAATAACTGAAGGCGTTTTTATGCACAATGAAGAAAATACGCTCTCAATGATGCAATCGCTTAAAAAGCTTGGTGTACAACTATCGATAGATGATTTTGGCACAGGCTATTCTTCCTTAAGTTACCTTAAGCAATTTCCAATTGATAAGTTAAAAATAGACCAGTCGTTTGTGCGAGATTGTCATAACAATAATGAAGATAAAGCCATTATTAAAACCATCATAGCTTTAGGAAAAAGTTTAGGTTTAAAACTGATTGCAGAAGGTGTTGAAGAAAAAACACATGTTGATATTTTATCGTCTTTACATTGTGATGAAATACAAGGTTATTGGTATAGTAGACCATTAGAAGAAGATAAACTACTTGCGTTTTTTTCTGAGCAAACACATGCTGTCGAAGCACTTAGTAAAGCGAACCAAGGTTAATGATCAACACTGTTGGTTCGCTTTGTTTTTAGCAAGCTTATTTGCTAAGTGCATCACCAAGGTGAGGACGTATATCTTTTAGAATTTCTTTTAATAAACGTGGACTACTTGCAACGATATTACCTGATGTTGAATGATTATGGCCACCAACAAAGTCGGTGACTAAACCACCAGCTTCTATAATTAGCAATTCGCCTGCCGCTGTATCCCAAGGTTTCAAACCTAATTCGAAAAAACCATCAACGCGACCAGCTGCTACATAAGCTAAATCTAAGGCAGCTGAACCTGCACGACGCATGTCGGCAGTTTTAACAAACAACGTTTGGAACATATTCATATATGCGGTCATGTGTTGTTTTTGTTTGAAAGGAAAGCCTGTTGCTAAAATAGCACCAGTAAGTTCTTTATGCTGTTTTACACGAATACGAAAGCCGTTTAATTGTGCACCTTTACCGCGACTTGCTGTGAACAATTCGCCACGAATTGGATCAAAAATAACTGCTTGGTCAAGCTTACCTTTAACTTTTAATGCGATAGAAACGGCAAAGTGAGGAATGCCTTTTACAAAGTTTGTTGTACCATCAAGAGGATCGATAATCCATTGGTAGTCTTCATCGCTACCTTTAATAACACCAGATTCTTCACAGATAATTGCATGATCAGGGTAAGATCTTTGAATTGTATCAATAATGGCTTGTTCTGCCATTTTATCAACGTTTGTCACAAAGTCATTGATACCTTTTGATTCAATTTCAAGTTTATCTGCTTGTTCGAATGAACGAGAAATAATATTTCCAGCACTACGCGCAGCGCGCACAGCAATATTTAGCATCGGGTGCATAACAATACCTTAATAGTTTAAACAGCTTTGTAAAAGAACGAATCTCGAATCCAACACTCTGAATTCGGCGGCGGATTATAGCAAATACGTTTTATAAAAGCGAGCGTCCTAAGAAAGTTAGTTGGTTAAATTATGTTCTGCAAGTGCATTGATAGATAATATCATCATAATTCAGAAAGATAAGCTCTATGGAAAAGACAATATTTCCGTGCTTTTTTTAGCGTACAGCGTTATCGTTTTTGTGGTAACATTATCGACAATTTTAGCCATCTAGATAGTTAATCAGGTTGTTTGAATTGCTGATTAACCAAGTAAAGAGATTTTAAGGTAATGTTAGATTCGGTACGTATTGTTTTAGTAAACACTTCAGATTGTCGCAATATAGGTTCTGCGGCACGAGCAATGAAAACGATGGGCTTAACACAGCTTTATTTAGTTGACCCTATTGAATTGCCTAATGGTCAAGCGCAAGCGCTCGCTGCGGGAGCAACAGATGTATTAGCAAATGCTAACGTTGTAAATACACTAGAAGAAGCTGTTTCCGATTGTGGACTTGTCGTGGGGACTAGTGCTCGTTCTCGCACTTTACCTTGGCCCATGCTTGAACCAAGAGCTTGTGGTGAAAAGATGATCGCTGAAACTGAAAACTATCCGGTCGCATTAGTTTTTGGTCGTGAAAGTAGTGGGCTGACAAATGAAGAATTACAGTTATGTCATTTTCATGTGCAAATTCCTGCAAACCCAGAATATAGCTCACTCAATTTAGCAATGGCAGTGCAAACATTGAGCTATGAAGTGCGAATGGCATATCTTGCTAAACAAAATGAGCAATATGAAACGAATGATATTGAAGATTATCCGGTCGTAGATGAAACAGAAAGAATGTTTGAGCACTTTGAAAAAGCATTAAAAGCGACAGGCTTTATTGTGCCAAGTCATCCAGGTTTAGTGATGACCAAATTGCGCCGTTTTATTAATCGTGCAAGACCTGATAGTAAAGAAGTTAAAATGTGGCGTGGTATTTTGTCATCAGTTGAAAAATCAGCAAAGAAATAAACAGCCACCAGTTGTTTTAAGGAAGAGGAAATTATGTTTAGTCGAATCAAAGAAGATATTAAAAGTGTCTTTGATCGCGATCCTGCAGCGAGGAATACGTTTGAAGTGCTGACCAATTACCCTGGTATGCATGCTATTTGGATCCACCGGTTAAGCAATAAACTTTGGCGCAATAACTGGAAGTTACTTGCACGCTTACTTTCAACGTTCTCACGTTGGCTAACTGGTGTTGAAATTCATCCTGGTGCTAAACTTGGTCGTCGATTCTTTATTGATCATGGTATGGGGATTGTTATCGGTGAAACAGCAGAAATTGGCGATGATGTAACGCTATACCATGGTGTTACGTTAGGCGGAACAAGCTGGAAAGAAGGCAAACGTCATCCAACGTTAGGTAATAATGTTGTTATCGGTGCAGGCGCACAAGTGCTAGGCCCTATTCGAATTGGTGATTATGGCAAGGTAGGTTCAAACTCTGTTGTCGTTAAAGATGTACCTGATAACGCAACAGCAGTAGGTATTCCTGGAAAAATAGTTAACGCCAAGAAAACAAGTACTGATGAGTTTCGAGAAAAAGCTGCTGAAAAGTATGGTTTTGATGCATACGCTGTTTCTGCAGATAATCCTGATCCAGTAGCTAAGGCGATTGGCCGATTACTTGACCATGTTCATCTAATGGATAACAAAGTCGCTGACCTTTGCAAAGAGATAAATCGCATGGGTGGAGAAGTGTGCCAAGATGCCTTGCCTGAATTACGCGTTGGAGAGTTTGTTGAAGATGAAGCTGCAGCAGCAACACGGCGTAAAGAAAGAATAACGTCATTTGATCCTGAAATTTAATGATTTGTGTGGCTTAGTTTTATTCTTTTGAGAATTTCGTACTCTTCCTTAAAAATACTTGAGTAATTTGCTCAAGTATTCATTGCATATTATACTAAGTTCTGTACAATACTTGACTATATTGCTCAGGTATTTATTTGACTATTTTATAAGGTTATGTAAAATTGCGCGGCGATTTTATTGGGGTAGAGAATGAAACTCACATCTAAAGGGCGTTATGCCGTTACAGCGATGCTTGATGTTGCAATACACGCAGCAGATGGGCCAGTTTCTTTAGCTGATATTTCTGAACGTCAGGGGATTTCTTTATCCTATCTAGAGCAATTATTTTCTCGATTACGCAAGCATGGGCTTGTTAATAGTATTCGAGGTCCTGGCGGAGGGTATCGCTTAGGAAAATGTTCTGCTCAAATTTATGTAGCTGATGTTATTACAGCTGTTGATGAGAGTATTAATGCTACAAAATGTGGCGGGAAGGGAGATTGTCAGTCGGGTGATCAGTGTTTAACACATTCACTTTGGACAGATTTAAGCAATCGAATCGAAGAATTTTTACAAGGCATTTCTTTATCGGAACTTGTCGAACAAAGAAATGTTAAGCAGGTCTCTGAGCGCCAAGACAACTTGCAAAAGCGTGACGAAAAACACGCACATGAGACCCTAATCGCAACGAACATAATACAGAACTGTTAGCGCAGTGTATGTTGATTAAGTTGGAGACAGTTAGCCAATGAAGCTTCCTATTTATTTTGATTATTCAGCAACGACACCAGTAGATAAGCGTGTTGCTGAAAAAATGATGCAATACCTGACAACCGATGGTTGTTATGGTAATCCGGCATCTCGTTCGCATAAGTTCGGCTGGCAGGCTGAAGAGGCAGTTGATATCGCAAGAAATCAAATTGCAGATCTTATTAATGCCGATCCGCGTGAAATTGTCATTACTTCTGGTGCGACAGAATCAAACAATTTGGCAATCAAAGGTGTAGCGAATTTTTACAGTAAAAAAGGTAAGCATATTATTACCTGTAAAACTGAGCACAAAGCGGTACTGGATACTTGTCGTGAATTAGAGCGTCAAGGTTTTGAAGTGACATACTTAGATCCAGAAGACAATGGTTTGATTGATCTTAAGAAATTAGAAGCAGCGTTTCGTGATGACACAGTGCTTGTGAGCATTATGCACGTAAATAATGAAATTGGTGTTATCCAAGATATTGCTGAAATAGGTGAAATGTGCCGCGCTCGTAAGATCGCGTTTCATGTTGATGCTGCGCAAAGTGCTGGCAAAATTGTTATTGATATGCAAAACCTAAAAGTAGATTTGCTGTCTATTTCTGCACATAAAATGTACGGTCCTAAGGGGATTGGTGCGTTGTATGTACGCCGTAAACCACGCATGCGATTAGAAGCGCAGATGCATGGCGGTGGTCATGAACGCGGTATGAGAAGTGGTACATTACCAACACATCAAATTGTTGGTTTTGGTGAAGCATGTCGAATTGCAAAAGAAGAAATGGCGCAAGACTTAGCGCATGTTACGGCAATGCGTGATCGCTTATGGGCCGGAATTAAAGATTTAGAGCAGGTATTTGTTAACGGTGACTTTGATAAACGTTACCCAGGTAACTTAAATGTCAGTTTTAATTTTGTTGAAGGTGAATCGTTAATAATGTCGTTAAAAGACTTAGCGGTTTCAAGCGGCTCAGCATGTACATCAGCAAGTTTAGAACCTTCATATGTTTTACGCGCACTAGGATTAAACGATGAAATGGCACATAGCTCAATTCGTTTTAGTTTTGGTCGCTTTACTACCGAAGAAGAAATTGATTACGCCATAGGTATTATTTCTAAAGCGATTTCACATTTACGTGAGATGTCTCCGCTTTGGGAAATGTTTAAAGATGGCGTTGATTTAGATTCAGTTGAATGGGTAGCGCACTAATACGTTCGCGTTATCAGGAGAGAATATTATGGCTTACAGTGAAAAAGTAATTGATCATTATGAGAACCCTCGTAATGTAGGTTCATTTGACAAAGAAGATCCGCAAGTGGCAACTGGAATGGTTGGTGCTCCAGCATGTGGTGACGTGATGAAGCTTCAATTAAAAATTACCGAAGAAGGTATTATTGAAGATGCTAAATTTAAAACCTATGGTTGTGGTTCTGCAATTGCGTCTAGTTCTCTTGTAACCGAATGGGTTAAAGGTAAGAGTATTGATGAAGCGTCAGGTATTAAGAATACTGACATCGCTGAAGAACTCGCATTGCCGCCAGTGAAAATTCACTGCTCTATTTTAGCGGAAGATGCGATCAAAGCCGCGATTGAAGATTACCGCACCAAACACGGTGAATAAGGTAGGCATTGAATGACAGTTTCAATGACACCGGCAGCAGCCGAACGAGTCAAGTCGTTTATCACTAATCGTGGTAAAGGGCTTGGTCTTCGATTAGGCGTAAAAACAACGGGTTGTTCTGGTTTAGCTTATGTACTTGAATTTGTAGATGAGTTAAATGAAGACGACAAGATGTTTGAAATTGATGACGTTAATATCATTATTGACGGTAAAAGCCTTGTATACCTCGATGGCATCGAATTAGACTTTGTCAAAGAAGGATTAAATGAAGGCTTTAAATTCACAAACCCAAATGCAAAGGGTGAGTGTGGTTGTGGTGAAAGCTTTAACGTTTAAACGTTAGCTTTTGCCAAGCTTACTTGCTAATACGCTCATTAATCTAAACGAAGTGACAACCGTGAACTATTTTGAAATATTCGGATTAGAAGAAAGTTTTTCCGTAGATCTGGATACCTTAACTGAACGTTACCAAGCTATTCAAAAAACTGTACACCCAGATCGCTTTGCGCACGCTGGCGGTCAAGATAAGTTGTTAGCCGCAAAAAAATCTACGCTCATTAATGATGCATACCAAACTCTAAAAACACCGCTAAAACGTGCGGAATATATGCTTGAATTGCGCAATGTTAGTATGCCAAGTGAACAAGCGTCTTTTAGTGATAACATGTTTTTAATGAGGCAGATGGAGTTGCGCGAAATGCTTGATGACGTAAAATCTGCTGATGATGTTGATAGTGCAATATTTGAAGCATCTAAAGTACTGGAAGTAGAATTTGAACAGCACTTAAAAGCAATGCAAGCCGCAATTTTAGAAAATACACAAGAGTCAAATGAGCAAGCGAGTGAGTTATTGCGTAAACTGAAATTTTATCAAAAATTACATGTAGAGTTGGATCGTTTAGAAGATCTTTTGTTTGACGATTAACCTACCGAACTAAACCGACAGAGTTAAAGAGACCAACAATGGCGTTATTACAGATTGCAGAACCTGGTCAAAGTACTGTGCCTCATGAACATAAATTAGCTGTAGGTATCGATTTAGGTACTACAAATTCGCTAATCGCGACGGTAAAAAGCGGTTTAGCCGAAACGATAACAAACGAAAATCAACAAGATATATTACCCTCGATTGTTAGTTATCAAGAGAACGAAACATTAGTAGGGCATGATGCCAAAGCGTTCTCGGTATCGGATCCTGAAAATACTATAGTATCAGCGAAACGATTAATTGGTCGTTCTTTACAAGATATTCAAGCGAAGTATCCATCATTACCTTATGCATTTTGCGGTGATGATTCTCATCCTAGTATTCAAACGCGAAGTGGTACAATAAATCCTGTTCAAGTGTCAGCAGAATTACTTAAACACTTAGGTCAAAGAGCTGAAAAAGCACTAGGTGGCGA containing:
- the iscU gene encoding Fe-S cluster assembly scaffold IscU, encoding MAYSEKVIDHYENPRNVGSFDKEDPQVATGMVGAPACGDVMKLQLKITEEGIIEDAKFKTYGCGSAIASSSLVTEWVKGKSIDEASGIKNTDIAEELALPPVKIHCSILAEDAIKAAIEDYRTKHGE
- the hscB gene encoding co-chaperone HscB, whose amino-acid sequence is MNYFEIFGLEESFSVDLDTLTERYQAIQKTVHPDRFAHAGGQDKLLAAKKSTLINDAYQTLKTPLKRAEYMLELRNVSMPSEQASFSDNMFLMRQMELREMLDDVKSADDVDSAIFEASKVLEVEFEQHLKAMQAAILENTQESNEQASELLRKLKFYQKLHVELDRLEDLLFDD
- the suhB gene encoding inositol-1-monophosphatase, with the protein product MHPMLNIAVRAARSAGNIISRSFEQADKLEIESKGINDFVTNVDKMAEQAIIDTIQRSYPDHAIICEESGVIKGSDEDYQWIIDPLDGTTNFVKGIPHFAVSIALKVKGKLDQAVIFDPIRGELFTASRGKGAQLNGFRIRVKQHKELTGAILATGFPFKQKQHMTAYMNMFQTLFVKTADMRRAGSAALDLAYVAAGRVDGFFELGLKPWDTAAGELLIIEAGGLVTDFVGGHNHSTSGNIVASSPRLLKEILKDIRPHLGDALSK
- the trmJ gene encoding tRNA (cytosine(32)/uridine(32)-2'-O)-methyltransferase TrmJ gives rise to the protein MLDSVRIVLVNTSDCRNIGSAARAMKTMGLTQLYLVDPIELPNGQAQALAAGATDVLANANVVNTLEEAVSDCGLVVGTSARSRTLPWPMLEPRACGEKMIAETENYPVALVFGRESSGLTNEELQLCHFHVQIPANPEYSSLNLAMAVQTLSYEVRMAYLAKQNEQYETNDIEDYPVVDETERMFEHFEKALKATGFIVPSHPGLVMTKLRRFINRARPDSKEVKMWRGILSSVEKSAKK
- a CDS encoding IscS subfamily cysteine desulfurase; this encodes MKLPIYFDYSATTPVDKRVAEKMMQYLTTDGCYGNPASRSHKFGWQAEEAVDIARNQIADLINADPREIVITSGATESNNLAIKGVANFYSKKGKHIITCKTEHKAVLDTCRELERQGFEVTYLDPEDNGLIDLKKLEAAFRDDTVLVSIMHVNNEIGVIQDIAEIGEMCRARKIAFHVDAAQSAGKIVIDMQNLKVDLLSISAHKMYGPKGIGALYVRRKPRMRLEAQMHGGGHERGMRSGTLPTHQIVGFGEACRIAKEEMAQDLAHVTAMRDRLWAGIKDLEQVFVNGDFDKRYPGNLNVSFNFVEGESLIMSLKDLAVSSGSACTSASLEPSYVLRALGLNDEMAHSSIRFSFGRFTTEEEIDYAIGIISKAISHLREMSPLWEMFKDGVDLDSVEWVAH
- the iscA gene encoding iron-sulfur cluster assembly protein IscA; amino-acid sequence: MTVSMTPAAAERVKSFITNRGKGLGLRLGVKTTGCSGLAYVLEFVDELNEDDKMFEIDDVNIIIDGKSLVYLDGIELDFVKEGLNEGFKFTNPNAKGECGCGESFNV
- the iscR gene encoding Fe-S cluster assembly transcriptional regulator IscR, translating into MKLTSKGRYAVTAMLDVAIHAADGPVSLADISERQGISLSYLEQLFSRLRKHGLVNSIRGPGGGYRLGKCSAQIYVADVITAVDESINATKCGGKGDCQSGDQCLTHSLWTDLSNRIEEFLQGISLSELVEQRNVKQVSERQDNLQKRDEKHAHETLIATNIIQNC